A single region of the Mugil cephalus isolate CIBA_MC_2020 chromosome 4, CIBA_Mcephalus_1.1, whole genome shotgun sequence genome encodes:
- the LOC125006842 gene encoding neurexophilin-4, with the protein MQVLGWTIVLLCQWILQKVQGLEKQVDFSDLGPVGSVMKTLPYGVGGGTVGGVVKPPYHTRTFSTSIDQTPMKSKPPTSSFFNPYDTARNQSLLLDQTGYRSKRKPTLKTAMKTKKIFGWGDFYFNVKTMKFSLLVTGKIVDHINGTFTVFFRHNSSSLGNVTVSIVPPTKVVEFEVLQQQPLHPHTQHDVQIHETQQSTFDPKETKTFNCRVEYEKTNRSKKSKPCLYDPSQTCFTEHTQSQAAWLCAKPFKVICIFISFFSIDYKLVQKVCPDYNFQSEHPYFG; encoded by the coding sequence GTCCAAGGGTTGGAAAAGCAAGTGGACTTCTCAGATCTGGGTCCAGTGGGCTCGGTGATGAAGACTCTTCCATATGGCGTGGGTGGAGGCACAGTCGGAGGAGTGGTTAAACCTCCATATCACACCCGCACTTTCTCCACATCCATCGACCAGACACCCATGAAATCCAAGCCTCCCACCTCGAGTTTCTTCAACCCGTACGACACGGCCCGGAACCAGTCCCTTCTACTGGACCAGACAGGCTACCGCTCCAAGCGCAAGCCCACGCTAAAGACAGCCATGAAGACCAAGAAGATATTCGGCTGGGGTGACTTCTACTTCAACGTCAAGACTATGAAGTTCAGCCTGCTGGTGACAGGGAAGATCGTGGACCACATCAATGGCACCTTCACTGTTTTCTTCCGCCACAACTCGTCCAGCCTGGGGAATGTGACGGTTAGTATCGTGCCGCCGACCAAAGTGGTGGAGTTTGAGGTCCTTCAGCAGCAGCCGCTGCACCCCCACACCCAGCATGACGTCCAGATCCACGAGACGCAGCAGTCCACCTTCGACcccaaagagacaaagaccttTAACTGTCGGGTCGAGTATGAGAAAACCAACAGATCCAAGAAGTCCAAACCCTGCCTGTACGATCCGTCTCAGACCTGCTTCACAGAGCACACCCAGTCCCAAGCTGCCTGGCTCTGTGCCAAACCCTTCAAGGTGATCTGCATCTTCATCTCTTTCTTTAGCATCGATTACAAGCTCGTTCAGAAAGTGTGTCCGGACTACAACTTCCAAAGTGAGCACCCTTACTTTGGCTAA